The DNA segment GTGTATGTGAACAGAGATGATCCTGAAGCTGTGGAGCTCACTAGCTCAGATATTTCATGTCTTGATCCCGGAGTATATTTGTCATCACCTGTGATAAACTACTACATCCAGTAAGaatctctctctatttttaaGCTGTAACTTTTTGTTTTTCTACTTTATGATATGAGATATCCACCTTTTTTCTGAACCTGCTTGTGCATATCACTTATCTTCAAAACAAATAGGAAGTAATCAATGCTGGATTTGTTATGGGAATATTTAGGTGTTAATATTCACTGTTTTACTGCTGCTTGACATTGAAATGTCTTGAACATCGGCAAGCTATTTACTTTGAGCTGTATTCTCAGCAAAAAAAAAGGCTATTTACTGTGAGTTACTGAGCTGAATACATTGTCAACAGTAACATTATGTGAATTGTTAAACAATCTATTAGCATAGAGCAGTATTAAATAAAGCTGCTTAAATCTGGCACTTCTGGATTCTGATTATGCTGCACTTTGTATTAATCTGGCTGGTTAATTTGTTCTATGACTTTTCTAGGTACATCAAAAGGACCAAATTGCCTAAAGAAGATTGCAGAGACAAATTCTACATATTTAACACATATTTTTATAGCAAGCTTGAAGAAGCTTTGTGCAGGAAGGTACGATCTTCTGTGTCATGAAGTCGTTAGTCATACCTTTCCTACCCAATCCCTTGTATATCATTATGCAAAAAGGGGTAATTCTACTGTTGTGGGTTCATCATACATGAGTGCTTTGTAATAAAAGCTTTTTGTTCTTTCTTGCTATGAGAAActatctcctttttctttttgttacatttatttcattaaatttaaattttgtgAACAAAATCCAATCCTGAATGAAAAAACACCAGGTTATTTTTCCGcagaaattttaatccctggtGCTAACTTCTATCATGTGCTAGTGGCGTAAGGCAGTAAGGCTACTATTACTATTTTGCAGATGCATTGTCTTAAGATTTACTGTTTGTTATATATGTAATATAGACCTTTTGCGATACTTATTTGTTCCTTatattttactttatttatttttattatatatcatCTTTCTGTGGCACTagttgggtttcatctctaccTTGCCCAAACTTTCTTGCGACAAAAGACTTTGTTGTTGTTTGTTCCTTATGTTTTGTATTATCATTACATGATAATGTTGGATTGGAACATTTACATTTTTGTTGGTGTTTTGTTCTAGGGTGATTTCTTGAAGTTGAGAAGATGGTGGAAAGGTGTCAATATATATCATAGAGCATACATCATCTTGCCAATCCATGGGATGTAAGTTGTTGCTGAAATAAAAACTCTTAACatattttctttaaatatcggtatttatataaaaaaggctttgttgttgttgtattggTATTTACATCATGAAGCCAAATAATTATTGTTCATATCCATGCAATATAATCTATTTGACGGTTCATGTAATGTGACTTTAGAAACTTCTCTTGTTGATTATTTATTCTCGACATGCTTGGGTAAGTATGTCCCTGTATGATACTATTAGTTTGTTAGCATAGCTTCATGCTTCATCTAGATGTGTGACTCAAAATGCATAGGATGCATCAATTCAAATTTACAAGCTTTGGAATGTGGCCCGTGAGATTTATACTATTCTACTTCTCTTTGCATTATTGCTAACCTTTTTTATTACCTTAAGAATCACCTATTAGCATATGCTGAACACAGTTGAAACCTGTCATCTTCTATTTCGTGCTGTACCTTATCTACATTAATTTTAATGAATCTTTGCCTCTTTGCATTTTTAAATCAGGGCACACTGGAGCTTGATAATTGTTTGCATTCCTGCAAAAGAGAGTAATTCAGGACCAATCATACTTCATCTGGACTCCCTAGGGATGCATCCCAGTACTAAGATCTTTAACACAGTTGAGAGGTGAATAACCAATCTCGACTACAATTATCTAGCTATATTATGTTTTTCTTGCTATTCAGAACTGAGATATTCTAGAATGTGATTGGGAAAATACCGTTAACTGTTATGCACCtatatattttcattattatGTGGCAGACTCACTTGTTGCTGAATTTTAGTGCGACCTACTGACCTCTGTTAAAACTCTGATGGCCTCAACTATACATGTGGCAGATACCTTGAAGCAGAATGGTGCCATTTAAAGAAGAATCCTCCTCCTGACACTTCAATTTCACAGTCAATATGGGAGGATCTTCCAAGGAATATTCATACGGAAAAAGTTCAGGTACATATAATTTAAGATTTTTGCCAAGTAACAGTCTATAAAATGTTACGATGCAGTTGTGCTGTTTTGTATGCTTTGTATTAAATAATCGTTCAGACTGCAGTTGCTTAGTACATTTTACTCGTAAATTGATATCACATAATTGTTATAACTGCCAGGTTCCGCAGCAGAATAACGCGTACGACTGTGGTATCTTCATGCTTTATTATATCGAACGGTTTATAAGAGAGGCACCAGAAAGGTTAACAAGAGATAAACTTGACATGGTTAGTGGTGCCATCTCTTTTCTGTACTTGTTCAGTTCTTATAATGCTTTATGTGTTTACTTTTTAGAGTGTTTGGGATATTTCAATACTGAATTTGTACTGTTTACACAGTTTAGTTGCAGTTGGTTCAATTCTGAAGATGCTTCTGAGCTAAGACTGAGAATACGAGCACTACTGCTGGAAGAATTTGAAAGTGCTAGGCTGGACGATGCTATGTTAGACACAACCACATCTGATGCCTCTGGTATAGAAGATAGCATGAAAGGTGGAGAATTAGAAGCAATTACACCTTCTGACAGTTCAGAAATGATAGTAGAGGGTGTGGAGTTTGGAGACACTGGCAAGAATAATGAAGGCTTCAAGGTTACAGCATCAGAAGAAGCAAGTGGAGAGTCTGGATACACTGGTAAGAGTAATGAAGACATCACAGAGGTTGCAGCATTAGACAAAGCACCTACCAGCAGCTCTAGACGTGAAGAAAAGACGGTAGACTGTGTTCTATCAGAAGCAGCTACATTTTGTGATAGCGTAGAAGGTGAAGAAGAAACCGTAAAAGCAGATTCTGACATCTCAAAAActgaagaaggagaagaagaatttgTAATTTTATCACCAGAAAGATCGAAGAACAATGAGGGGATCATAAATAGCACACCAATTCCAGATGTAGTTTGTGACAGCTGCGACAGTGACACGGACGACGTGATGATCATAGAAGTTCCCAACCGAAGAGGTAACTGGCGAAATTGCTGCATTAGTTGACATGAGGGGCCATGCCCAGTACATCTGTTGCGTTCTCGGGAAGATGGGAAGTAATGACAGATGTTCATACACTACTTTGAGGTGCCTGTTACCATATGCCAAGCGGATGGCCAGAAGGTAATGGCAGGTGTGGTAGCAGTTTCTTGGTAGCAAGTCCATGGGCATGGGCGTGAGAAATGTACAGTGTACAGGTTAACCATATAGACAACATCCAAAACGCAAGTTGTGGAGACCTTTGGACCCCTGGAAGTGgtgcatttttcttttcttcttttgggcAAAATGCATCTTTATTCTCCTCCAGTTTGGTGCCATTTATTTTGACTTCAGAGTAGCTTTCTTGTGAAGCGGCTACTGTAGAATACAGTAGCATCGTAGATGTCTAGATGCTCATGGAAGGTTCCTGAAATTGTATAGTCAACAGAGTAGCATCGTTGCTTGCTACCCTACCATATCAACATGGCCTTGCAACATTTTCAGCCCTCTTCTGCTCTGTGATGTTACACAGTTGTATTCGCTACTCCATCTATGACGATTTCACCGTGCATCACGTATGAGTTTCAAGAAAGATTGCGTGTTGAACAATGATGCCAGCCGAGGAAGGCGTGGAATACTCCTGCCATCCTTGCATTCCGGATGGAGACGGCCAATTTCTTGCTGCCACTTTGTCGTGAAAGTCTTGCTGCTTTGGTCCAATGACATTTGCCATATATGCCAAATATACGAAGAACCCTTATAAGATGGGGATATTACCCAGAATGttttatatatatctaacactTCGAATGCTTCACGCCAGCATCAGTCGTGTACGCATGAACTATTCCGTGATGCCATATGAATGGATTGTTCCTGCTGAGCCATCATAGACGTACGGCAGGCAGCAATTAGTGGGCGATCATGCGATGATCATCTAAACAAGACCAGCATCATTCGGACCGCGAATCATGGAGCGACGATGATGATAAGAGAGATTTCAGATTGCAAGGAACGACAGACGGATAAGCCTCATCACTTTGCTTTGAAGCAAAGCAAGCACAGAGCTCTGCACTTCAGTTTTCTTACGCACATGAACTAGTTAACAAAGACTTCCGTTTTATTTTAGCAAATTAAGCATCTTTGGAAGAAAGCAAAAAAGACAAGATAAAGTTGTTGAGAAGTAGCTGTTCATCCATCCAAGTTTTATGAACCATGCACTTTAACTGATAGAAGAAATTTTATGTAGCGGTGCTGCAGACGTCTCTGCCTTCAGCGCTGTCTGTATGTCCGTTACCTTTCTTCAATATGAATCTTGAAGTGATAGATCtcattcaaataaaaaattatctcacGTGTTCATTATTTGATATATATGATTAGCGTCGATTTGATTCATATTGGAGACAAATAGTGGCTATCCAAACGATGTTACAAGAGAAGATGTCTGCAACACAGCTACGTAGAACGTTTTCCTTAACAGATACGTACGCAATGTTAGTTAACGCAAGTGCAACGTgcacgtctctctctctctgctttgTCATTTGTCATGATCAAGGTGTAGGTCTCTCAGTAACCGATGCAAGCTGCACACGAGGTAGATGTCGGGATAGCCTAATTGTATCAACTTGGACACGGATTTAAGATTGATTGGCCTTAAAACACCATATTAAATTGCACGCGTGGACAGTGACAGATATAGAAGAGTCAAATATAAATttctccacctctctctcttcttcctatTCCTCCTATCCTCCCTCTCCTTTTCATCTTCAACTCCCTCATCTCATCCATAGCACAAAATTGTTGGGGGGAGAATTGGAGGAGGCTCCTTTGGCTGGGAAGCGGTAGGAGGGCTCTCCAGACCTCATTAAATTCATCCCTCGTCCGATTAATTCATCTAAGAATCTAAGAGtatgtttggtagagttcttCATGATTTAAATTCTCTGCAATGAGTGATtctatggaggaagtgattctatagctgaaaataattctctagtgattctctaaaataaaatatatagataaATTGATTCTCTGCGGAAAGTGAATTAGTGGAAGCTGTTTTTTTTAGCTTCCcaacttctagttcatttcagataatcactcctACGAATTTCACTCAGAGAGCTAAAAGCTGGAAGCTgctatttggtagagcttctCTAATTACAGCTGAAAAATTACTTTGAAAGCTCTGTCAAACAAACCTAAACCGAAAACAAAATGCTAATACTTTTAACAAGGAGCCTACATGATAAGTGGAAACAACCATCAGTAAGAAAGTAACCTTGACATATGGCTCCACGTGGCAACACAATTGTCAACACACATACTCGGCTGCGAGCTCCAATTGCTTTGCTTTCCCGTGAGAGCATCCATGCTCTGAGAACCGAAGGCTAGCTGACAGTTTTGTGGCTAGGTACAACGAACCTATGCCACATTGCCACTGCACTTATAAGCTACCGAATCCTTCTTGCAGTATACACGTCTGTGCGGTTATCAAGCTATCATATCATGCTCAGTGTCGTTTTCGTTCGCTGCTGCTGTTGCCGTTGCCGCTGACGATGATGATGGAGGCTCTTCGGCAAATGCAACTTCTTATTTAATCTTGACTGTCACTCTCTCTTATTTAATACTTATCTATCTATTAATTCTCTTATAtaacttatgatttttttatctatctctTTAGTATGAATTCTAATATAAATAAAAGTCCTGATAAACCATTTGCCCACATGTTCTTAATAGAATTTTCGTGATCGAGGTTCTTCTAGCGTCAAGAAGGCAGCGAATTCGAATCCTGGTATGAGGTGACGCTTGCTGAGAGTGACATTGCAATTTGTAGTGGTCCCAACTGCTATGAGCTAAGAAGCATCACTATCGGTGAGGTTTTATTGAAGTGCTTACTGTACTAGTTTGTAGATCCATTTGGGATAGTATACTCCTGTTCTAATAAAACTCATCCGGGCTGCATTATGCATGCAACTACGGTGGTTATGGAGGAAACACGCCGCATCATGGCCGCAACTTCTATTTACCAAGAATTCAGCCGATTGTGAGGCAACTTCCACTTCTCAATTCAATCTTGGCTTCTGTATACTCATAAGGTATTACACATATAAATCTTGCCCTCTGACATCACTTCGGTTTTTCTTTGACACCACTTTAGCTTTTTAAGTGCAGCAGAAGTTGTACCAAATAAGGTCATAACGTGATGCGCGTTAGAGATTGATAGCTGACAGATGTGTGGATACGGTATTTGAAAAGTGAGATTTTTTTTGGAGAGTTTAAGTATTTCCAATGAAGTTCGTATAGGCGAAATTATTGCTTTCCGAATATCGAACATTTGATATTAAATTCATCCGAAATCAAATTGGTAATAAGgttctatttgtttttttattttaattatggaTTTTAGTTCGAAAAATAAACgatcatattttaaaagttgaTTATCACGTCCACGAGTTAAATTGTACTACAAAATCTTAATACCTATAATTAGATGAAAATGAGTTTCTCCATAGATGTCGGACCCCTCATTCGAATCACCTTGTACAACTCATACTAGTCCCTAAATTAGCAGCGGGTACGCATATGTTTTCAACAGAATTAGACACCACAATCATACATCGATTAAAGTATGATATTAAGATACAATACATAATTCATCACAATAAAAGCTCGTAGGCATAAATAAACGGAGTCCAGACGCAAAAGTGACCTaagccctacaggcagcttgagtgcgGACGAAACTCAGTTTTtttattcttcatcttcacctttGACGAAGTCGGCCTCCGGATCATCTGAATTCACATATGGAaagagtgagtacataaggtactcagcaagtcctacctcaaaaagagacattagatgcataaaggtagaTCAAAGATAAGGTTGTAGGGTCTTTGGGTTTTGCAAAAAGCTAGTTTTCGATGCCAGGTTTAATTTGTAAATGctatcttaaaatatttttgaggGAACACGTAAGTTAAGTTTATGGGGTTGTTGGCTCTGTGAGAGATACATCCATCCCATCAGTTCTCATACTTCTTTTACTCGTGGAGACACAGTTTGGTATACTCAGGCACATAGTCAACACTTTTTGAAAATACGGGCACACTACCCACTCACACGCTAAGGAGATATACACaccgaaaagctaatcattgtgaccgaACCATAGCGTGTCCTTaaccgaggacacggctatccggataggtttaacactctgcagataTTGTACACTTTAGCTACAAGATATGTACATGCTCCAACATTAGCAACTGGTGGAACTGTCATAACAAGACGCAACGTCCTCATAACATAGCCAAAATATCCACCCACAGGGGCAttaagataccaggggccttaGAATATTCACGGGAaagaccacttagcaatcccaatgCTCTAACATAGTCTTAACAACATCACCAGCTAGACCTTGGGTTACGcactacccaagtcttctcaTGTCCCCCGTTGCCACTACCGACCGGTACTGAACTAAGCTGAAGGGGTTGGGTGAAGTCCTGACCATTCAGGTCATATGGTTGTACGATTGAATACTATGTAGAATGTCGCAACGAACCGATCTTTATACAACTGAGGCAAGTGTCTTCCAGcatgaacaccacaaaggcaaaCCTTGCTCTAAGGTAATTCCCACCTTTATGGAGTATCTTACTCACCCCCATCAAAAACACACTAGAGTTTCCATGAACACATCTTACAGACACCAAGCACAACACATAACACTCCACACTTTTTAAAAAggcatgattaacatatgtatTATCCTGATTCTTTcatttgagcaaagcaatcctaagcatgttaagaaacaaatattcatccaaacaattattatagttgatgttggcaACTTTCTAGGGTTTTAACGGAATAAAGGTGACAATACCAAGGCATGACataaacaagctgggtcatAACTACATTAGCATATTCTTTAAAATTACAATTATTAACTTAAACATGtgtagcatctagacccctaggtaagtagtaagtgttttggtgattaatgacaaccatatcattgtgactaattgaaagtgcctagagggggggtggataggcttttctgaaaattaaaactaaaactgCGGATTAAAActgtcggatactccggtctggtccagAGTATCcagtctagtccggagtctccggtctatacaggaaatcaagaacaactatgaattaaagcgAGCATCTAGAATCTAAAGGTGTAGCTACGTCTACGagttatcacagagctaaaacaacaattaatactagcaagatgatcactaaggcaaCTTATAAGTAaattcacaaattcacacgattaagtaaattgcacaagtAAGAATGCGAGAgatttatcccggagttcggccacctcacaaagaagtgccaacgtctccgttgaggagctcacaaagagccgggtcttttccaaccctatcctcttctatcgaccacaaagatcaagctagaattttcttactcaatttgaagtcgattacaaactttccgtggcactccacaaagatcaaagattgggtgctctacaggCGACGCctttgaaagtgcctagaggggaggggggtgaataggcttttctgaaaattaaaactaaaacaacggattaaatctgccggatactccggtgaaggtcagatactccggtctggtccagagtatccggtctagttcGGAGTTTCCGGTgtatacaggaaatcaagaacaactacgaattaaagcaagtagctagaatctatagttgaagctaggtctactagttatcacagagctaaaataacaattaatactagtaagatgatcactggggcaatttatatgaagaatcacaaattcacacgattaagcaaattgcacaaataagaatgcgagagattatcccagagttcggccacctcacaaagaagtgcctacgtctccgttgaggagctcacaaagagccgagtcttttccaaccctatcctcttctagcgaccacaaagatcaagctagaatttccttactcaattcaaagttgattacaaacttcTCGTGTCACTCCACAAAGTTTGGGTACTGTACGGGTGATGCCTTGCCATCTaaaagc comes from the Phragmites australis chromosome 22, lpPhrAust1.1, whole genome shotgun sequence genome and includes:
- the LOC133904923 gene encoding ubiquitin-like-specific protease 1C isoform X3, with amino-acid sequence MKKKERSLRHAGVGQRKPISVDKMYSSKPCSTTLSGHQQRVHAIDPEEADHERCWQSENHNFSYFTKRRKEQHQDSSPHFQKVEDVVLLDDEDIQPEKQVECGIPGKQNESKIYYPSSSVYVNRDDPEAVELTSSDISCLDPGVYLSSPVINYYIQYIKRTKLPKEDCRDKFYIFNTYFYSKLEEALCRKGDFLKLRRWWKGVNIYHRAYIILPIHGMAHWSLIIVCIPAKESNSGPIILHLDSLGMHPSTKIFNTVERYLEAEWCHLKKNPPPDTSISQSIWEDLPRNIHTEKVQVPQQNNAYDCGIFMLYYIERFIREAPERLTRDKLDMFSCSWFNSEDASELRLRIRALLLEEFESARLDDAMLDTTTSDASGIEDSMKGGELEAITPSDSSEMIVEGVEFGDTGKNNEGFKVTASEEASGESGYTGKSNEDITEVAALDKAPTSSSRREEKTVDCVLSEAATFCDSVEGEEETVKADSDISKTEEGEEEFVILSPERSKNNEGIINSTPIPDVVCDSCDSDTDDVMIIEVPNRRGNWRNCCIS
- the LOC133904923 gene encoding ubiquitin-like-specific protease 1D isoform X1, with the protein product MASGHRRLEIDWEEVLGGDRCSSPDRVDVCFAASSSAPAARAAAAKGKREGDTAGTRRPHPVFEGLRSGRRALLEPRPGIDAAAKAADGFGWDARSAADKAYTWGIEDERGESASLKYCVKSSPIRCRKKNYGQLDMKKKERSLRHAGVGQRKPISVDKMYSSKPCSTTLSGHQQRVHAIDPEEADHERCWQSENHNFSYFTKRRKEQHQDSSPHFQKVEDVVLLDDEDIQPEKQVECGIPGKQNESKIYYPSSSVYVNRDDPEAVELTSSDISCLDPGVYLSSPVINYYIQYIKRTKLPKEDCRDKFYIFNTYFYSKLEEALCRKGDFLKLRRWWKGVNIYHRAYIILPIHGMAHWSLIIVCIPAKESNSGPIILHLDSLGMHPSTKIFNTVERYLEAEWCHLKKNPPPDTSISQSIWEDLPRNIHTEKVQVPQQNNAYDCGIFMLYYIERFIREAPERLTRDKLDMFSCSWFNSEDASELRLRIRALLLEEFESARLDDAMLDTTTSDASGIEDSMKGGELEAITPSDSSEMIVEGVEFGDTGKNNEGFKVTASEEASGESGYTGKSNEDITEVAALDKAPTSSSRREEKTVDCVLSEAATFCDSVEGEEETVKADSDISKTEEGEEEFVILSPERSKNNEGIINSTPIPDVVCDSCDSDTDDVMIIEVPNRRGNWRNCCIS
- the LOC133904923 gene encoding ubiquitin-like-specific protease 1D isoform X2, translated to MASGHRRLEIDWEEVLGGDRCSSPDRVDVCFAASSSAPAARAAAAKGKREGDTAGTRRPHPVFEGLRSGRRALLEPRPGIDAAAKAADGFGWDARSAADKAYTWGIEDERGESASLKYCVKSSPIRCRKKNYGQLDMKKKERSLRHAGVGQRKPISVDKMYSSKPCSTTLSGHQQRVHAIDPEEADHERCWQSENHNFSYFTKRRKEQHQDSSPHFQKVEDVVLLDDEDIQPEKQVECGIPGKQNESKIYYPSRDDPEAVELTSSDISCLDPGVYLSSPVINYYIQYIKRTKLPKEDCRDKFYIFNTYFYSKLEEALCRKGDFLKLRRWWKGVNIYHRAYIILPIHGMAHWSLIIVCIPAKESNSGPIILHLDSLGMHPSTKIFNTVERYLEAEWCHLKKNPPPDTSISQSIWEDLPRNIHTEKVQVPQQNNAYDCGIFMLYYIERFIREAPERLTRDKLDMFSCSWFNSEDASELRLRIRALLLEEFESARLDDAMLDTTTSDASGIEDSMKGGELEAITPSDSSEMIVEGVEFGDTGKNNEGFKVTASEEASGESGYTGKSNEDITEVAALDKAPTSSSRREEKTVDCVLSEAATFCDSVEGEEETVKADSDISKTEEGEEEFVILSPERSKNNEGIINSTPIPDVVCDSCDSDTDDVMIIEVPNRRGNWRNCCIS